A single Stutzerimonas stutzeri DNA region contains:
- the rpsQ gene encoding 30S ribosomal protein S17: MAEVEKTVRTLTGRVVSDKMDKSITVLIERRVKHPIYGKYVKRSTKLHAHDETNQCRIGDKVTIRETRPLAKTKCWMLVDVVERAVEV, encoded by the coding sequence ATGGCTGAAGTTGAAAAAACTGTCCGTACGCTGACTGGCCGCGTCGTCAGCGACAAGATGGACAAAAGCATCACCGTTCTGATCGAGCGTCGCGTCAAGCACCCGATCTACGGTAAATACGTGAAGCGTTCGACCAAACTGCACGCCCACGACGAAACCAACCAGTGCCGTATCGGTGACAAGGTCACGATTCGCGAGACTCGTCCTCTGGCGAAGACCAAGTGCTGGATGTTGGTTGATGTCGTCGAACGTGCCGTCGAAGTCTAA
- the rpsS gene encoding 30S ribosomal protein S19, with amino-acid sequence MPRSLKKGPFIDLHLLKKVEVAMEKNDRKPVKTWSRRSMILPQMVGLTIAVHNGRQHVPVLVSEDMVGHKLGEFAGTRTYRGHVADKKGKR; translated from the coding sequence GTGCCGCGTTCTCTGAAAAAAGGTCCTTTTATCGATCTTCACCTATTGAAGAAGGTCGAAGTGGCGATGGAAAAGAACGATCGCAAGCCGGTTAAAACCTGGTCGCGTCGTTCCATGATCCTGCCGCAAATGGTCGGTCTGACCATCGCTGTGCATAACGGTCGTCAACATGTTCCCGTTCTCGTGAGCGAAGACATGGTCGGCCACAAACTCGGCGAGTTCGCTGGTACCCGCACTTATCGCGGGCACGTAGCGGACAAGAAAGGCAAGCGCTAA
- the rplP gene encoding 50S ribosomal protein L16, producing the protein MLQPKRTKFRKQMTGHNRGLAQRGSKVSFGEFALKSVARGRLTARQIESARRALTRHVKRGGKIWIRVFPDKPVTKKPLEVRMGKGKGNVEYWVAQIQPGKVLYEIEGVSEELAREAFALAAAKLPLATSFVKRTVM; encoded by the coding sequence ATGTTGCAACCAAAGCGTACAAAATTCCGCAAGCAGATGACCGGTCACAACCGTGGCCTGGCTCAGCGCGGTAGCAAAGTCAGCTTCGGCGAGTTCGCTCTGAAGTCTGTCGCTCGTGGTCGTCTTACCGCGCGTCAGATCGAGTCCGCACGTCGTGCGTTGACCCGTCACGTGAAGCGTGGCGGCAAGATCTGGATCCGCGTATTCCCCGACAAGCCTGTCACCAAGAAGCCTCTGGAAGTCCGGATGGGTAAAGGTAAGGGTAACGTCGAGTACTGGGTAGCCCAGATTCAACCGGGCAAGGTGCTCTACGAGATCGAGGGTGTTTCCGAAGAGCTGGCGCGTGAGGCATTCGCCCTGGCTGCTGCAAAGCTGCCGCTCGCCACCTCCTTTGTTAAGCGGACGGTGATGTGA
- the rplB gene encoding 50S ribosomal protein L2 → MAIVKCKPTSAGRRFVVKVVGQELHKGAPYAPLLEKKSKSGGRNNNGRITTRHIGGGHKQHYRLVDFRRNKDGIPAVVERVEYDPNRTAHIALLKYADGERRYIIAPKGVSAGDQLLSGVNAPIKAGNSLPLRNIPLGSTVHGVELKPGKGAQIARSAGASAQLVAREGAYVTLRLRSGEMRKVLAECRATLGEVSNSEHSLRSLGKAGAKRWRGVRPTVRGVAMNPVDHPHGGGEGRTSGGRHPVSPWGFPTKGAKTRSNKRTDNMIVRRRK, encoded by the coding sequence ATGGCAATCGTTAAATGCAAACCGACTTCCGCGGGCCGCCGTTTTGTGGTCAAAGTGGTCGGTCAGGAGCTGCACAAAGGCGCTCCTTATGCTCCGCTGCTCGAGAAGAAGTCGAAGTCTGGCGGTCGTAACAACAACGGTCGCATCACCACGCGTCACATCGGTGGTGGTCACAAGCAGCATTACCGTCTGGTCGATTTTCGTCGTAACAAGGATGGCATCCCAGCCGTCGTTGAGCGCGTCGAATACGATCCGAACCGCACGGCGCACATCGCGCTGCTGAAGTACGCGGACGGTGAGCGCCGTTACATCATCGCGCCGAAGGGCGTGAGTGCTGGCGATCAGCTGCTGTCCGGCGTCAACGCGCCGATCAAGGCTGGTAACAGCCTGCCGCTGCGCAACATTCCGCTGGGTTCCACCGTTCACGGTGTCGAGCTCAAGCCGGGCAAAGGTGCCCAGATCGCTCGTTCCGCTGGTGCTTCGGCTCAGCTGGTCGCGCGTGAAGGTGCTTATGTAACGCTGCGTCTTCGCTCCGGCGAGATGCGTAAAGTGCTGGCCGAGTGCCGTGCGACCCTGGGCGAAGTCTCGAACTCCGAGCACAGCCTGCGTTCGCTGGGTAAAGCAGGTGCCAAGCGCTGGCGCGGTGTTCGCCCGACCGTTCGCGGTGTGGCAATGAACCCGGTCGATCACCCCCACGGTGGTGGTGAGGGTCGTACCTCCGGTGGTCGTCATCCGGTGTCGCCATGGGGCTTCCCGACCAAGGGCGCGAAGACTCGCTCTAACAAGCGCACCGATAACATGATCGTCCGTCGTCGCAAGTAA
- the rpmC gene encoding 50S ribosomal protein L29: protein MKANELREKSAQQLNEQLLELLRDQFNLRMQKATGQLGQSHLLSQVKRDIARVKTVLNQQAGK from the coding sequence ATGAAAGCGAATGAACTTCGTGAAAAATCCGCTCAGCAGCTGAACGAGCAACTGCTCGAGCTGCTGCGCGACCAGTTCAATCTGCGCATGCAGAAAGCAACTGGCCAGTTGGGGCAGTCTCACCTGCTCTCGCAAGTCAAGCGCGACATCGCTCGTGTCAAGACTGTGCTCAACCAGCAGGCAGGTAAGTGA
- the rpsC gene encoding 30S ribosomal protein S3 — protein MGQKVHPTGIRLGIVKEHTSVWYADGRTYADYLLADLNVREYLQDKLKSASVSRIDIHRPAQTARITIHTARPGIVIGKKGEDVEKLRQDLTKQMGVPVHINIEEIRKPELDAMLVAQNVAQQLERRVMFRRAMKRAVQNAIRIGAKGIKIQVSGRLGGAEIARTEWYREGRVPLHTLRADIDYNTYEAHTTYGVIGVKVWIFKGEVIGGRHEELKPQAPAPRKKAAK, from the coding sequence ATGGGTCAGAAAGTACATCCCACTGGCATTCGCCTGGGAATCGTCAAGGAGCACACCTCCGTCTGGTACGCAGACGGTCGTACGTACGCCGATTATCTGCTTGCAGATCTGAACGTGCGTGAGTACCTCCAAGACAAATTAAAAAGCGCGTCCGTAAGCCGTATCGATATCCATCGTCCGGCTCAGACAGCACGCATCACCATCCACACTGCTCGTCCCGGTATCGTGATTGGCAAGAAGGGTGAGGATGTCGAGAAGCTGCGTCAGGACCTGACCAAGCAAATGGGTGTGCCTGTGCACATCAACATCGAAGAAATCCGCAAGCCGGAACTCGATGCAATGCTGGTAGCACAGAACGTCGCTCAGCAGCTGGAGCGTCGTGTGATGTTCCGTCGCGCCATGAAGCGCGCCGTACAGAACGCGATTCGCATTGGTGCCAAGGGCATCAAGATCCAGGTGAGCGGTCGTCTGGGTGGGGCTGAAATTGCCCGTACGGAATGGTATCGGGAAGGTCGTGTGCCGCTGCACACCCTGCGTGCCGATATCGACTACAACACCTACGAAGCGCACACCACTTACGGTGTGATCGGCGTCAAGGTCTGGATCTTCAAGGGTGAGGTCATCGGTGGCCGCCACGAAGAGCTCAAGCCTCAAGCGCCCGCGCCTCGTAAAAAAGCTGCCAAGTAA
- the rplV gene encoding 50S ribosomal protein L22: MEVAAKLSGARISAQKARLVADQIRGKKVGEALNLLAFSSKKAAEIMKKVLESAVANAEHNEGADVDDLKVSTVFVNEGRSLKRIMPRAKGRADRIVKRSCHITVKVADK; this comes from the coding sequence ATGGAAGTAGCCGCTAAGTTGTCGGGCGCTCGCATCTCCGCCCAGAAAGCCCGCCTGGTCGCCGACCAGATCCGCGGGAAGAAGGTGGGCGAAGCGCTCAACCTGCTGGCTTTCAGCAGTAAGAAAGCCGCCGAGATCATGAAGAAAGTGCTGGAGTCGGCCGTAGCCAACGCCGAGCACAACGAAGGCGCTGACGTGGACGACCTGAAGGTTTCCACCGTCTTCGTCAACGAGGGGCGTTCGCTTAAGCGCATCATGCCGCGTGCCAAAGGCCGCGCTGATCGCATCGTCAAGCGGTCTTGCCATATCACTGTCAAGGTTGCGGACAAGTAA